From the Desulfovibrio legallii genome, one window contains:
- the nrdD gene encoding anaerobic ribonucleoside-triphosphate reductase, giving the protein MLMKSRLFEEVKPAQKLVGQGLGFERTRRITGYLVGTLDRFNNAKRAEERDRVKHA; this is encoded by the coding sequence ATGCTGATGAAATCCCGCCTGTTTGAGGAAGTGAAACCCGCCCAGAAACTCGTAGGCCAGGGCCTGGGCTTTGAACGCACCCGCCGCATCACCGGCTACCTCGTGGGCACCCTCGACCGCTTCAACAACGCCAAACGCGCCGAAGAACGCGACCGCGTCAAACATGCCTGA
- a CDS encoding lipoprotein-releasing ABC transporter permease subunit has product MRFELFVALRYLFSRRKQTFISVISVMSILGVALGVGALVVVLGVYNGLTTDMRDKILGANAHAIVLSYVPSAFENAPDVVKRVRAVEGVTGATPFIYTEVMLSGASGVKGIVLRGIDPQSAPSVLSMLRQMRAGAVSDLQKEGAPGIIVGDELAKRLGLGLGSRVNLLSPSGQKTASGYAPRIRPFAVAGIFKTGMFEYDSSLAFVSLAAARDVLGLPEGYLSGVEITVADLFAADKIAARIGTELGSPFYARSWMEMNANLFAALKLEKIGMFILLAMVVLIGSFSIVTTLVMLVMEKTRDIAIMMSMGATRGMIRRIFMLQGSIIGAIGTLLGYAMGLSLGWLLKRYQFIKLPENVYTLDHLPISISLTDVLVIGASAMLLCFLATLYPARQAARLEPAEALRYE; this is encoded by the coding sequence ATGCGGTTCGAACTCTTTGTAGCCCTGCGCTACCTCTTTTCCCGGCGCAAGCAGACCTTCATCTCGGTCATCTCGGTCATGTCCATTCTGGGCGTGGCCTTGGGGGTGGGCGCGCTGGTGGTGGTGCTGGGCGTGTACAACGGCCTGACCACGGACATGCGCGACAAAATTCTGGGGGCCAACGCCCACGCCATTGTGCTCTCCTATGTGCCTTCGGCCTTTGAAAACGCCCCGGACGTGGTGAAGCGCGTGCGCGCCGTGGAGGGCGTCACCGGGGCCACGCCTTTTATTTATACGGAAGTGATGCTTTCCGGCGCGAGCGGGGTCAAGGGCATTGTACTGCGCGGCATTGACCCGCAGAGCGCGCCTTCGGTGCTCTCCATGCTGCGCCAGATGCGCGCGGGCGCGGTGAGCGACCTGCAAAAAGAAGGCGCGCCCGGCATTATTGTGGGGGATGAGCTGGCCAAGCGCCTGGGCCTGGGCCTGGGCAGCAGGGTCAACCTACTTTCTCCTTCAGGGCAGAAAACGGCTTCAGGCTATGCCCCGCGCATCCGCCCTTTTGCCGTGGCGGGCATCTTCAAAACCGGCATGTTTGAGTATGATTCTTCCCTGGCCTTTGTAAGCCTGGCCGCCGCGCGCGATGTGCTGGGCCTGCCGGAAGGCTACCTCTCCGGGGTGGAGATCACCGTAGCGGATCTTTTTGCGGCGGATAAAATTGCCGCGCGGATAGGCACGGAGCTGGGCTCGCCCTTCTACGCCCGCTCCTGGATGGAGATGAACGCCAACCTTTTTGCCGCCCTGAAGCTGGAAAAAATCGGCATGTTCATCCTGCTGGCCATGGTGGTGCTCATCGGCTCCTTCTCCATCGTCACCACCCTGGTTATGCTGGTGATGGAAAAAACCAGGGATATCGCCATCATGATGTCCATGGGGGCCACGCGCGGCATGATTCGGCGCATCTTCATGCTCCAGGGCAGCATCATCGGGGCCATCGGCACCCTGCTGGGCTACGCCATGGGCCTCAGCCTGGGCTGGCTGCTCAAGCGCTACCAGTTCATCAAGCTGCCGGAAAACGTCTATACCCTGGACCACCTGCCCATCAGCATCAGCCTTACGGACGTGCTCGTCATCGGCGCCAGCGCCATGCTGCTCTGCTTTCTGGCCACCCTCTACCCGGCACGCCAGGCCGCCCGCCTGGAACCTGCCGAAGCCTTGCGGTACGAATAG
- the nrdG gene encoding anaerobic ribonucleoside-triphosphate reductase activating protein — MPEPNTPQPLRLSGIVEESIVDGPGLRYVLFTQGCPHHCKGCHNPQTHSFEGGFLFTAEAVLNQVRQNPLLAGVTLSGGEPFCQAAALCPVAQGVRALGKTVVAFTGYTFEELCRRAAADPWTARLLDLTDILIDGPYIEELRDLELRFRGSSNQRVLDRQARARIAAAL, encoded by the coding sequence ATGCCTGAACCCAACACGCCGCAGCCCCTGCGCCTCTCCGGCATTGTGGAGGAATCCATAGTGGATGGGCCGGGGCTGCGCTACGTGCTCTTCACCCAGGGTTGCCCGCACCACTGCAAAGGCTGCCACAACCCGCAGACGCACAGCTTTGAGGGCGGCTTCCTCTTCACCGCGGAAGCCGTCCTCAATCAGGTGCGCCAGAATCCCCTCCTGGCCGGCGTCACCCTCTCCGGCGGCGAGCCCTTCTGCCAGGCCGCGGCCCTCTGCCCCGTGGCCCAAGGCGTCCGCGCCCTGGGCAAAACCGTAGTCGCCTTCACCGGCTACACCTTTGAAGAACTCTGCCGCCGCGCCGCCGCAGACCCCTGGACCGCCCGCCTCCTGGACCTTACCGACATCCTCATCGACGGCCCCTACATAGAAGAACTGCGCGACCTGGAGCTCCGCTTCCGCGGCAGCTCCAACCAACGCGTCCTGGACCGTCAGGCCCGCGCCCGCATCGCCGCGGCGTTGTAA
- the gltX gene encoding glutamate--tRNA ligase: MTQVVTRFAPSPTGHLHIGGARTAIFCWLLARHCGGRFHLRIEDTDLLRSRQEYTDSILASMRWLGLDWDGEPVYQTNRTGLYNSYVDKLLETGHAYWCSCTPEEVEAMREEARQAGRKPRYNGRCRTRDLGPGEGRCVRLKAPLSGKVVFDDMVKGRIAVDVSELDDMVIRRADGMPTYNMAVVVDDHSMGITHVIRGDDHVSNTPRQILIYEALGLPVPHFGHVPMILGPDRQKLSKRHGARAVIEYKQDGLLPQALVNYLVRLGWSHGDQELFTREELIAFFDGTNLNPAAAAFDPAKLEWCNAHFMRAMPLDELARLTAPFAAEAGLGDLPQERLEPLCRMFRERANNLKALAQSFRPLVLPAAQLEYAEKDAAKHFTEAGKAHLRALAPIFAACEPFSAENLEAALNAYVADNGLKFKAVAPPLRTALMGFMGGSHLNEIMAFLGKEETLARLERAMGTTL, from the coding sequence ATGACCCAAGTGGTAACCCGATTCGCCCCCAGCCCCACGGGACATTTGCACATCGGCGGCGCGCGCACCGCCATTTTCTGCTGGCTGCTGGCCCGTCACTGCGGCGGGCGGTTTCACCTGCGCATTGAGGATACGGACCTCCTGCGCTCCAGGCAGGAATATACCGACTCCATCCTGGCCTCCATGCGCTGGCTGGGCCTGGACTGGGACGGCGAACCCGTTTACCAGACCAACCGCACAGGGCTCTACAACAGCTATGTGGACAAACTGCTGGAAACCGGCCACGCCTACTGGTGCTCCTGCACGCCCGAAGAGGTGGAAGCCATGCGCGAGGAAGCCCGCCAGGCCGGGCGCAAGCCCCGCTACAACGGCCGCTGCCGCACCCGCGACCTCGGCCCCGGCGAGGGCCGTTGCGTGCGCCTTAAGGCCCCGCTCAGCGGCAAGGTGGTGTTTGACGACATGGTTAAGGGCCGCATTGCCGTGGACGTGAGCGAGCTGGACGATATGGTCATCCGCCGGGCGGACGGCATGCCTACCTACAACATGGCCGTGGTGGTGGACGACCACAGCATGGGCATCACCCACGTCATCCGCGGCGACGACCACGTTTCCAACACCCCGCGCCAGATCCTTATCTATGAAGCCCTGGGCCTGCCTGTGCCGCACTTCGGCCATGTGCCCATGATCCTCGGCCCGGACCGGCAGAAGCTCTCCAAACGCCACGGCGCGCGCGCCGTGATTGAGTACAAACAGGACGGCCTGCTGCCCCAGGCCCTGGTCAACTACCTGGTGCGCCTGGGCTGGTCCCACGGCGACCAGGAGCTCTTTACCAGGGAAGAGCTCATAGCGTTCTTTGACGGCACAAATCTCAATCCCGCCGCCGCCGCCTTCGACCCCGCCAAGCTGGAATGGTGCAACGCCCACTTCATGCGCGCCATGCCCCTGGACGAGCTGGCGCGCCTTACCGCGCCCTTCGCGGCCGAGGCCGGCCTGGGCGATCTGCCTCAGGAACGCCTGGAACCCCTCTGCCGGATGTTCCGCGAGCGGGCCAACAACCTCAAGGCCCTGGCCCAGAGCTTCCGCCCCCTGGTCCTGCCCGCCGCCCAGCTGGAATACGCGGAAAAAGACGCCGCCAAGCATTTTACAGAGGCGGGCAAGGCCCACCTGCGCGCCCTGGCCCCCATCTTTGCCGCCTGCGAACCCTTCTCCGCCGAAAATCTGGAGGCCGCCCTCAACGCCTATGTGGCCGACAACGGCCTCAAATTCAAAGCCGTGGCCCCGCCCCTGCGCACCGCCCTCATGGGGTTTATGGGCGGCTCCCACCTCAACGAAATTATGGCCTTTCTGGGGAAGGAGGAAACCCTCGCCCGCCTGGAACGCGCCATGGGCACGACGCTTTAG
- a CDS encoding ABC transporter ATP-binding protein, translating to MGALYTFSQVGKTFAAPGGDLEILKDINLTVDEGATLAIVGASGSGKSTLLHLMGALDSPTTGAVYFHGEDMARMNPDQKAAFRNRTLGFVFQFHHLLPEFSALENVAMPAIIGGRPRSEVLPQARAMLERVGLAARLESKIATLSGGERQRVALARAVLLRPRVLLADEPTGNLDETTGAQVGSLMNELNRELGMTLVVVTHNRELAAGMGRILELKAGNLYEKTFA from the coding sequence ATGGGCGCGCTCTATACTTTTTCTCAGGTGGGCAAAACCTTTGCCGCGCCCGGCGGCGATCTGGAAATCCTCAAAGATATCAACCTGACGGTGGACGAAGGCGCCACCCTGGCCATTGTGGGGGCCTCCGGTTCGGGCAAAAGCACCCTGCTGCACCTGATGGGGGCCCTTGATTCCCCCACGACGGGTGCGGTATACTTCCACGGCGAAGATATGGCCCGCATGAACCCGGATCAAAAGGCGGCCTTCCGCAACCGGACGCTGGGCTTCGTCTTCCAGTTTCACCATCTGCTGCCGGAGTTTTCCGCTCTGGAAAACGTCGCCATGCCGGCCATCATCGGCGGCCGGCCGCGCAGCGAGGTGCTGCCGCAGGCCCGCGCCATGCTGGAGCGCGTGGGCCTGGCTGCGCGCCTGGAAAGCAAAATCGCCACCCTCTCCGGCGGCGAACGGCAGCGCGTGGCCCTGGCCCGCGCTGTGTTGCTGCGCCCGCGCGTGCTGCTGGCCGACGAACCCACCGGCAACCTGGACGAAACCACCGGGGCGCAGGTGGGATCCCTTATGAACGAACTCAACCGCGAACTGGGCATGACCCTGGTGGTGGTGACCCACAATCGGGAACTGGCCGCGGGTATGGGCAGAATCCTGGAACTGAAAGCGGGGAATCTGTATGAAAAAACGTTTGCCTGA
- a CDS encoding anaerobic ribonucleoside triphosphate reductase yields MPASIIKRDGTEVPFDSVKILNAITKANKAVGGEDMSPTDLLFVTEKVCKKLDEGSLKHVEEIQDVVEEALIQYDYAKTAKAYILYRAEHTKIRNAETYLMDIYKKLTYSPALKEDIKRENANIDGDTAMGTMLKYGSEGSKFFIDNYILPKDASAAHINGDIHIHDKDFYMLTETCCQIDLIPLFKNGFSTGHGHLREPNSIESYSALACIAIQANQNEMHGGQSVPHFDFSMADGVIKTFRKEYARAFCAYVRIAAGLEADAARELVESLQARLGEGPRMGNLEDYGRRLAAAAPDQADLLAKGHAYAAQEALRYADRRTYQAMEALIHNLNTMNSRAGAQVPFSSVNYGTDVSAEGRMVTRNLLLATRAGLGNGETSIFPVQIFKVKEGVNYNPDDPNYDLFKLAMEVSAMRLFPNFSFLDAPYNLQYYKPGDYNTEVAYMGCRTRVLGNVHDKNRQVTCGRGNLSFTSVNLPRLGIEAHGDVDRFFALLDDKIDLVFRQLLHRFKIQSAKKVRNYPFLMGEGIWIDSDKLDWDDSIGEVLKHGTLTIGFIGLAETLKALMGVHHGESEEAQALGLRIVGHMRERCDQESEQTSLNFTLIATPAESLSGRFVALDKARYGSLPGITDRDYYTNSFHVPVYFPIKAFKKIQIEAPYHAMTNAGHITYVELDGDTCKNPEAFESIIRYMHDQGVGYGSVNHPLDRDPVCGYVGVINGCCPRCGRKEGEGVSLEKLRQLRRKYPHMPHWD; encoded by the coding sequence ATGCCCGCCAGCATCATCAAACGCGACGGCACGGAAGTGCCTTTTGATTCGGTCAAGATTCTCAACGCCATCACCAAGGCCAACAAGGCCGTGGGCGGGGAGGACATGTCCCCCACGGACCTGCTCTTTGTGACGGAAAAAGTCTGCAAAAAGCTGGACGAAGGCAGCCTGAAGCACGTGGAAGAAATCCAGGACGTGGTGGAGGAGGCCCTCATCCAGTACGACTACGCCAAAACCGCCAAGGCCTACATCCTCTACCGTGCCGAGCATACGAAAATCCGCAATGCGGAAACGTATCTCATGGACATTTATAAAAAGCTGACCTACTCCCCGGCCCTCAAAGAGGACATCAAGCGCGAAAACGCCAACATCGACGGCGATACGGCCATGGGCACCATGCTCAAATACGGCTCCGAGGGTTCCAAATTCTTCATCGACAACTACATCCTGCCCAAGGACGCCTCGGCCGCGCACATCAACGGCGATATCCACATTCATGACAAAGACTTCTACATGCTCACGGAAACGTGCTGCCAGATAGACCTTATCCCCCTGTTCAAAAACGGCTTTTCCACTGGCCACGGCCACTTGCGAGAGCCCAATTCCATTGAGAGCTATTCGGCCCTGGCCTGCATTGCCATCCAGGCCAACCAGAACGAAATGCACGGCGGCCAGAGTGTGCCCCATTTCGATTTCTCCATGGCCGACGGCGTAATCAAAACCTTCCGCAAAGAATACGCGCGCGCCTTCTGCGCCTATGTGCGCATCGCCGCCGGGCTGGAGGCCGACGCAGCCCGCGAGCTGGTGGAAAGCCTCCAGGCCAGGCTGGGCGAAGGCCCCCGCATGGGCAACCTGGAAGACTACGGCCGCCGCCTTGCCGCCGCCGCGCCCGACCAGGCCGATCTGCTGGCCAAAGGCCACGCCTACGCCGCGCAGGAGGCCCTCCGCTATGCCGACCGCCGCACCTACCAGGCCATGGAGGCCCTTATCCACAACCTCAACACCATGAATTCCCGCGCCGGCGCGCAGGTGCCCTTCAGCTCCGTCAACTATGGCACGGACGTTTCCGCCGAAGGCCGCATGGTCACCAGGAACCTCCTCCTCGCCACCAGGGCGGGCCTCGGCAACGGCGAAACCTCCATCTTCCCCGTGCAGATCTTCAAGGTCAAAGAAGGCGTCAACTACAACCCCGACGACCCCAACTACGATCTCTTCAAGCTGGCCATGGAAGTCTCCGCCATGCGGCTCTTCCCCAACTTCAGCTTCCTGGACGCGCCCTACAACCTTCAGTACTACAAGCCCGGCGACTACAACACCGAAGTGGCCTACATGGGCTGCCGCACCCGCGTTCTGGGCAACGTGCACGACAAAAACCGCCAGGTGACCTGCGGCCGCGGCAACCTCAGCTTCACTTCCGTCAACCTGCCCCGCCTGGGCATCGAAGCCCACGGCGACGTGGACCGCTTCTTCGCCCTGCTGGACGACAAAATAGACCTGGTCTTCCGCCAGCTGCTGCACCGCTTCAAAATCCAGAGCGCCAAAAAAGTGCGCAACTACCCCTTCCTCATGGGCGAAGGCATCTGGATCGATTCGGACAAGCTGGATTGGGACGACAGCATCGGCGAGGTGCTCAAGCACGGCACCCTCACCATAGGCTTCATCGGCCTGGCCGAAACCCTCAAAGCCCTTATGGGCGTCCACCACGGCGAAAGCGAAGAAGCCCAGGCCCTGGGCCTCAGAATCGTCGGCCACATGCGCGAGCGCTGCGACCAGGAATCGGAGCAGACCAGCCTCAACTTCACCCTCATCGCCACCCCGGCGGAGAGCCTCAGCGGCCGCTTCGTGGCCCTGGACAAAGCCCGCTACGGCAGCCTTCCCGGCATTACGGACAGGGACTACTACACCAATTCCTTCCATGTGCCCGTGTACTTCCCCATCAAGGCCTTCAAAAAAATCCAGATCGAAGCCCCCTACCACGCCATGACCAACGCCGGGCACATTACCTATGTGGAACTGGACGGCGATACCTGCAAAAACCCTGAAGCCTTTGAAAGCATCATCCGCTATATGCACGACCAGGGCGTGGGCTACGGCTCCGTCAACCACCCCCTGGACCGCGACCCCGTCTGCGGCTACGTGGGCGTTATCAACGGCTGCTGCCCCCGCTGCGGCCGCAAAGAAGGCGAAGGCGTGAGCCTGGAAAAACTCCGCCAACTGCGTCGGAAATACCCGCACATGCCCCATTGGGACTGA
- the cobI gene encoding precorrin-2 C(20)-methyltransferase — protein MTGTLYGLGVGPGAPDLLTLRAVNVLRKADVILAAASPRNDYSAALETARPHLRPETRLLRLEFPMTRDKTALRQAWEAAARTTKDVLESGADAAFLTIGDPLVYSTFGYLLRTLRALAPHLPVEIVPGVTSIQAAAARARVVLCENGETLRLLPGINSQEQLAAALKDADTAVILKAYRNLPAIREALRQTGRLESCVLASLVERSGEKLRLGLPEDAATPPYMSLILSRRPAAPED, from the coding sequence ATGACCGGAACCCTCTACGGCCTGGGCGTCGGCCCCGGCGCGCCGGACCTGCTGACCCTGCGGGCCGTGAACGTGCTGCGCAAGGCGGACGTTATCCTGGCGGCGGCCTCGCCGCGCAACGACTATTCCGCCGCGCTGGAAACCGCCCGCCCCCACCTGCGGCCTGAGACGCGCCTGCTGCGCCTGGAATTTCCCATGACCCGCGACAAAACCGCCCTGCGCCAGGCCTGGGAAGCCGCCGCCCGCACCACCAAAGATGTGCTGGAAAGCGGCGCGGACGCGGCCTTCCTGACCATCGGCGACCCCCTGGTCTACAGCACCTTCGGCTACCTCTTGCGCACGCTCCGGGCCCTGGCCCCGCACCTGCCCGTAGAGATCGTGCCCGGCGTTACCTCCATCCAGGCCGCCGCGGCCCGCGCGCGCGTGGTGCTCTGCGAGAATGGCGAGACCCTGCGCCTGCTCCCCGGCATCAACAGCCAGGAGCAACTGGCCGCGGCCCTGAAGGACGCGGATACGGCCGTCATCCTCAAGGCTTACCGCAATCTGCCCGCCATCCGCGAGGCCCTGCGCCAGACAGGCCGCCTGGAAAGCTGCGTGCTGGCCAGCCTGGTGGAGCGGTCAGGCGAAAAGCTCCGCCTTGGGCTTCCGGAAGATGCGGCCACGCCGCCCTACATGTCCCTGATCCTGAGCCGCAGGCCCGCCGCCCCGGAAGACTGA
- the bamA gene encoding outer membrane protein assembly factor BamA — MKKRLPELLAFFCLALLACAGLPPTAADAAEPPLVLVLPFQVNAGPDMPDAANHVPQTIANQLQQRGMKVVPLAAAAQLQRKSGETIDLATARALGREAGATLVVYGNFNQLGNGFSMDTRLVPLNSAAVPAAFERNSLLALDECAASLAARAAQLTGAGAEATPAAAAAPADNGPDLVPMSTPTAAKGGIADVQVRGMNVMDPDTVLMRLTIRKGDTPDANAINEEVKRIWDMGYFSDVQASMEGNVLVFTVVEKPRIDNIVVEGSKDIDQDDVLAAMGTKPGSVLNEQVLSDDLQKVTELYRKEGYYLAKVNYRLEDRKSGRGAVLILTVDEGHKLYIKEVKIEGLDKLDRGDLDKYMALKPRGIFSWLTGTGVLKEEYLERDTNAIAAFGLNEGYIDIQVGAPTVEYKDDGIHITFTVHEGPRYTVRNVVFAGDVIDSEDKMLKVVKMDDWRKSNKYFSLTVMQEDSKRLTDYYADYGYAFAEVDTRLIKADDGSDQVDVGYVVNKKQKVFIRRVMVEGNTKTRDNVILREMRLGDGDMYEGVKLRRSNERLNRLRYFSAVDMDLIPTEKEDEVDLKVRVKESNTGAIMGGIGYSSYYDVGVSASIMERNLFGRGYMLQLQGFFSWRRTSGVLSFTNPRLYDTDLSVGNDIYYTHDYWDDFTKDTIGDTVRLAYPIGEYTSVGLSYRLERYELYDVDDNASPYISDYKGINWTSAISGRILRDTTDNKERPTKGTIARLWAEYGGGGLGGTDNFVKAVADWQGFWSFNPQNTIHVRGRLGGVFQNTNDKVPVFERFWVGGMDTIRGYSYSDISPRDYKYQGEQIGGDRMGVGNVEYIWTFQKDLGLALVPFFDTGFNIDSKTMGNDLDKYIVCSTGLELRWRSPMGDLRIAYGIPLVQDYDKERESGRFEFSMGQFF; from the coding sequence ATGAAAAAACGTTTGCCTGAGCTTCTTGCCTTCTTCTGCCTCGCTTTGCTGGCCTGCGCCGGGCTTCCGCCCACGGCGGCGGACGCGGCCGAGCCGCCCCTGGTGCTGGTGCTGCCCTTTCAGGTCAATGCCGGGCCGGACATGCCCGACGCCGCCAACCATGTGCCCCAGACCATTGCCAACCAGCTGCAGCAGCGCGGCATGAAGGTGGTGCCCCTGGCCGCGGCCGCCCAGCTGCAGCGCAAAAGCGGCGAGACCATTGATCTGGCTACGGCCCGCGCCCTGGGCCGCGAGGCCGGGGCCACGCTGGTGGTTTACGGCAACTTCAACCAGCTGGGCAACGGCTTCAGCATGGACACGCGCCTGGTGCCCCTTAACAGCGCAGCCGTGCCCGCGGCTTTTGAGCGCAACAGCCTGCTGGCCCTGGACGAATGCGCGGCCAGCCTGGCCGCCCGCGCCGCCCAGCTTACCGGGGCCGGGGCGGAGGCAACGCCCGCCGCAGCCGCCGCGCCCGCCGATAACGGGCCGGACCTGGTGCCCATGAGCACGCCCACGGCCGCCAAGGGCGGCATTGCCGACGTGCAGGTGCGCGGCATGAACGTCATGGATCCGGACACAGTGCTCATGCGCCTGACCATCCGCAAGGGCGACACCCCGGACGCCAACGCCATCAACGAAGAAGTGAAGCGCATCTGGGATATGGGCTATTTCAGCGACGTGCAGGCCTCCATGGAAGGCAACGTGCTGGTCTTCACCGTGGTGGAAAAGCCCCGCATCGACAATATTGTGGTGGAGGGCTCCAAGGACATCGACCAGGATGACGTGCTGGCCGCCATGGGCACCAAACCGGGGAGCGTGCTCAACGAGCAGGTGCTTTCCGACGACCTGCAGAAGGTAACGGAGCTCTACCGCAAGGAAGGCTACTACCTGGCCAAGGTCAACTACCGCCTGGAAGATCGCAAGAGCGGCCGGGGGGCCGTGCTTATCCTCACCGTGGACGAAGGGCACAAGCTCTACATCAAAGAAGTGAAGATTGAGGGCCTGGACAAGCTGGACCGCGGCGATCTGGACAAATACATGGCGCTGAAGCCGCGGGGCATTTTCTCCTGGCTTACGGGCACCGGCGTACTGAAGGAAGAATACCTGGAGCGCGACACCAACGCCATTGCCGCCTTTGGTCTCAACGAAGGGTATATCGACATTCAGGTGGGCGCGCCCACGGTGGAATACAAGGACGACGGCATCCACATCACCTTTACTGTGCATGAAGGCCCGCGCTACACGGTGCGCAACGTGGTCTTTGCCGGCGACGTCATCGACAGCGAAGACAAGATGCTCAAAGTCGTCAAAATGGACGACTGGCGAAAATCCAACAAATATTTCTCCCTGACGGTCATGCAGGAGGACTCCAAGCGCCTTACGGACTACTACGCCGACTACGGCTACGCCTTTGCCGAGGTGGACACCAGGCTCATCAAGGCGGACGACGGCAGCGATCAGGTGGACGTGGGCTATGTGGTCAACAAGAAGCAGAAGGTCTTCATCCGCCGGGTGATGGTGGAAGGCAACACCAAAACCCGCGATAACGTCATCCTGCGCGAAATGCGCCTGGGCGACGGCGACATGTACGAAGGGGTCAAGCTGCGCCGCTCCAACGAGCGCCTGAACCGCCTGCGCTATTTCTCCGCCGTGGATATGGACCTCATCCCCACGGAAAAGGAGGACGAGGTGGACCTCAAGGTGCGGGTCAAAGAGTCCAACACCGGGGCCATCATGGGCGGCATCGGCTACTCCAGCTACTATGATGTGGGCGTTTCCGCCTCCATTATGGAGCGTAACCTCTTCGGCCGCGGCTACATGCTGCAGCTCCAGGGCTTCTTCTCCTGGCGGCGCACTTCAGGCGTGCTCTCCTTCACCAACCCGCGCCTGTATGATACGGATCTCTCCGTCGGCAACGACATTTACTACACCCACGACTACTGGGACGACTTCACCAAGGACACCATCGGCGATACCGTGCGCCTGGCCTATCCCATCGGCGAATACACTTCCGTGGGCCTCTCCTACCGCCTGGAGCGGTATGAGCTCTATGACGTGGACGACAACGCCTCGCCCTACATCAGCGACTACAAGGGCATCAACTGGACCAGCGCCATTTCGGGCCGCATTCTGCGAGACACCACGGACAACAAGGAACGCCCCACCAAGGGCACCATCGCCCGGCTCTGGGCCGAATACGGCGGCGGCGGCCTGGGCGGCACGGATAACTTTGTCAAGGCTGTGGCCGATTGGCAGGGCTTCTGGTCCTTTAACCCGCAGAACACCATCCACGTGCGCGGCAGGCTGGGCGGCGTCTTCCAGAATACCAACGACAAGGTGCCGGTATTTGAGCGCTTCTGGGTGGGCGGCATGGACACCATCCGCGGCTATTCGTACTCCGACATCTCGCCCCGGGACTACAAGTACCAGGGTGAGCAGATCGGCGGCGACCGCATGGGCGTGGGCAACGTGGAATACATCTGGACCTTCCAGAAGGATCTGGGCCTGGCCCTGGTGCCCTTCTTCGACACGGGCTTCAACATCGACAGCAAAACCATGGGCAACGACCTGGACAAATACATCGTCTGCTCCACGGGCCTGGAGCTGCGCTGGCGTTCGCCCATGGGGGATCTGCGCATCGCCTACGGCATCCCGCTGGTGCAGGATTATGATAAGGAGCGCGAATCGGGCCGCTTTGAATTCAGCATGGGCCAGTTCTTTTGA
- a CDS encoding ABC transporter substrate-binding protein, with translation MPTATADPAPFPLEITAPAGNVLRLERPARRIIALYGAYNELLLALGAGDRIVARTAADAALPELAALPAIGTHMRPNAELILAQKPDLVLQMSGRREAQVFTENLRALGLPVLVLPLESFADMFAATEILGRLTGLEGRAAELVRGWQARLAALRQGNAGRAPLRVFYEVRYPNLLGAGQKGITSEIIGYAGGENVLRQAQKLVRCNEEALIAADPDAYILQQGPMNPDPTPPAERPHFAGLRAVRAGHVLVVDEARYARPGPRAVDAAEELARRLRALPRP, from the coding sequence ATGCCGACGGCAACGGCTGATCCCGCGCCCTTCCCCCTGGAAATTACGGCTCCTGCGGGCAACGTCCTGCGCCTGGAGCGTCCGGCGCGGCGCATCATCGCCCTTTACGGGGCCTACAACGAGCTGCTCCTGGCCCTGGGCGCGGGCGACCGCATCGTGGCCCGCACCGCTGCGGACGCCGCCCTGCCGGAGCTGGCGGCGCTGCCGGCCATCGGCACGCACATGCGGCCCAACGCCGAGCTTATTCTGGCGCAGAAGCCGGACCTTGTGCTGCAGATGTCCGGTCGGCGGGAGGCGCAGGTCTTTACGGAAAATCTGCGCGCCCTGGGCCTGCCCGTGCTTGTCCTGCCGCTGGAATCCTTTGCGGACATGTTTGCGGCAACGGAAATTCTGGGCCGCCTTACGGGCCTGGAGGGCCGGGCCGCCGAGCTTGTGCGCGGCTGGCAGGCCCGCCTCGCGGCCCTGCGCCAGGGCAACGCCGGGCGCGCGCCGCTGCGGGTCTTTTACGAGGTGCGCTACCCCAACCTACTGGGCGCGGGGCAGAAGGGCATTACCAGCGAGATCATCGGCTACGCAGGCGGCGAAAACGTCCTGCGCCAGGCCCAGAAGCTGGTCCGCTGCAATGAGGAGGCGCTCATCGCCGCGGACCCGGACGCCTACATTCTGCAGCAAGGCCCCATGAATCCGGATCCCACGCCCCCGGCCGAGCGCCCCCACTTTGCGGGCCTGCGCGCCGTGCGCGCCGGGCATGTGCTGGTGGTGGACGAAGCCCGCTACGCCCGGCCCGGCCCCCGCGCCGTGGACGCGGCGGAAGAACTGGCGCGCCGGCTGCGCGCCCTCCCCAGGCCTTGA